GAGTAACGACTTAATTCCTTTACACAACGATTTTCAACCTCCCAGTTGTCAACGTTTTCTTCAAGTTCCTTGATCAATGGTTCAATTTTGTATTTTCTTGAAAGCAGGCTTAACAAACTCTGAGCATTCACGATCTCAACAAACTGAAAAGCATATTCAATGTTTGTTGAATTGCCTCTTCCAATTTCTGCATCAACTCTTTTCACAACTTTGTTTTTAGTTGATTTTGTTAATACTTTCCAAAGAATTGGTGCACAAAACTCAATGCTTGATCTTAAAACAGTAGAACAATTAGCATCAACATAGGAGGTTAAGAACCTGTGAATCATTTCATCTTTATAAATATCTGGCAGATCACCTAGTGAATTCTCTATTGCCATAGAATTTCTGTCATAATCAGAACTATCCATTAATTCTATGTATTCATCAATATTGATTATTTCCAGAGGATATTCTTCTTTTAAAACATATTTAATGCAATCCTCTAACATGCCTAAGACTTTTATTAATGATGGATTACTACTTCTTGGATGCCCATCAAATATGTGCCGTGTCTCTTTTGAATGCTTTAATACTTTTTGAGCTTCCCAACCTATGACTCCAATTTTATATGCGCCGGTAATTAAATTATCATCATTGACATGATTCTGGAAATCATCATATGTATTGCACTCACGACCGATTGTGCTCTTCATCTCTTTATTAAACAGGGGCAAACTACGATGAATAATTTTATTTCTTAAATCATCGACAACAGCATTCCAAATATTTCCAATCGCACTTCGATATCCTTCAACTTGAAGTACTCTTACAGCTTCCTCAATGTAAGGATTATCTTGTAATTCTGGTCGTATCTCAGATACCTTTTTTGTCACTAATTTAGTAATTTCATTTTCTTCACTTACTGCTAATTCTCTATCATCACTCATTCTTCTCTCTCTTTCAGGCCAAGGTGGCCTGGTAAAAAAATGTTATTAGGAGCCAAACATTTCCTATAACTCCCCAATAAACGAACTCTTGCGTATATATTCCCTTTGGCTCCCTCCGCTATTGCGTGTATCTCGCTTTCTGGTTCTTTTATACGCAATCTTTTGCTCATACGCAGGTTGTCACTCCAGGTCCAGCTCATCCAGGGGGTTTGGGACCCGGGAAATCAGGGTGGTGGAGACGTGGGTGTAAATCTCGGTGGTCTTGGTGCTGGCGTGACCCAGAAGCTCCTGAATAATCCGCAGGTCCGTCCCTTTTTCCAGCAAGTGGGTGGCGTAGCTGTGACGAAGGGTGTGGACCGTGGCGGGCTTGGCAATCCCTGCTGTTTTGCAGGCCCGCTGGAACAGGGCCTGGATGCTCCGCACCGTATACTGGCCACCCTTCTGCCCTTCAAAAAGCCAGGTCTTGGGCTGGTATTCCTGCCGGTATTGTTTCAGCAACTCCCAGAGCCGGGGCGAAAGGGGAACCTGCCGGTCTTTCCTGCCCTTGGCCTGGACAAGGGGTCGCTTTTTTTCCCGCCGGGGGCGCTGCAGATGCTCCCGGCATCTGCTGAGTTCGTCCTCGATCCCTGTAGCTTCCCGGGTGCTGGCTCCATCGGGTGAATCAAGGACACGTTCTGCCAGGGAGCCCAGCCGGTAGAGTTCCTTGTCTTCTGTCACTCGAATGGTGGCTTTCGTATTTTTTGTGCTCCCTATCACAAAACTCCCCGGAAAAGAGTGTAAAACAGGAACCCCTATCTGTCATCAGGAAGATCCCGAATCTTCCATAGGGGCCCCGCCTCTGGCCCGGGAAATCTCTGCCTTGGGCAGACTCTGCCTAAAACGCCCGGATGGGCCTGACCCGGTAGGCGTGGAGTTTTCTGCCGGAGATCTGTCCGCCCAGATCGAAGTTCGTGACCATTGCGCGGTCGGAGGTGCGCTCGGTGGAGCTCCAGTAGCTTTCCCGCAGGAGCCCCCCGATCTGTTGGCGAAAGAGCGTCTCGTAGAGGGCGTGCAACTCCTGGTTTGACGGAAGAAACCAGTCGTCGAAGCCGTTGATCCCGGCCTTCGAGGCCAGATGAGCGGCGTGTTCATCGGAGACTCCGGCGATCAGGGCTGTGTTGGACATCCCCGTGCCAAGATCGTTGCCCGAGGCTCCTGTCTCGTGACCCATGGGCCCCCAGGGTAGGGCGGGGTCTTCCTCACCCCTGTGCCACCCCTGGGGTGCTGCCTCCAGATAGGTCCACTCAAAATTGTTCTCGCGATCGATATAGAAGACAATCCCCCCGGCGGGGCCGGTGTCTCCCAGAGCATAGACCGGGTCTGTCTGATCCGGTTGTAATTGACCAGGAGGCGGAATGCAAGACCGGCGGGGTTGACCCTCCCCGGGGGGTGTATTACAAAACTCTCATACCTATGGAACACCGACGAACGAGACCCTATGCAGTGCTTTTCTTCCTCCTGGGGCTGTGTGCTGTTTCTGTGCCGCTCCAGGCTCATGTCACGTATATGCCCTCGAGCCCCGAGGTGCAGGCCCTGGCCGATCTCTACAGCCAGGCGGGGATGGTCTTCCCCTCGGCCTCTTTTCCTCTGGCAAAGCGGGATCTGGTGCGCTTTGCTCTGGAGCTGGAGGACGCCCGGCCCCGCATGACGGGCCAGGTGGGGGAGTTTCTGGAACTGGTCGATTTCCGGCCCGGCGAGGTCACCATCGGGGCGATCCTGGACATCGATTTCGAGAGCTACCTGCGCTCCTCCGGGGCCCAGTGGATCAACGCCGACAAGGACGACGAGGATTTCGGCGGCAAGGATACCCTGGATTTTTACCGGCGCTATCTGGCGATGCCCGATTTCCTCTCCCTGGCGGTCCACGGTGAGGAGGACGACACGGGAGGCGTCTATATCCGCGCGGGCGTGCGCCGCCGCTACGAGCGGGGCGAGCTGCTGGATACAAACTTTCTGGAGTTTCACCCGGACCGGCTGGTGCGGGCCGACAACTATTTTATCCGCCGGGGCTACTGGTACCATTATCTGGGGGACCTGGACGTAACCCTGGGGCGCAACGCCCTGCACCTGGGTGCCCCGGGGCACTCCACCTTTATGGCCTCGGACCGGTTGCCCCACGTGGACGCGCTCTCCATGCGCTACCGCCTGGGGCCCTTCCAGATCACCTCCATCTCGGCAACCCTGGACAACCGCCGGGCCCAGGGGGAGCTCGACACGTCTGCCGGGGGGGTCGATACTGGCAATGATGGTTGGGCCGGCGGCCTCGAGCCCAACACCGAGGGAACGTGGCCCGGGGAACGCCTGGGGTTTGGCCAGAGCATTATCTACTACGGGGTTCACCGTCTGGACTATACCCGGGAGCGGGTCCGTCTGGGCGTGGCCTCCCAGCAGTTTGTGGCCCGCGAGAACAACGCCTTTCACCTGGGGGATGTCTTCCCCGTTTTTTCCTGGCACAACACCGATGTGGGGCCTCACAACATGAGCCTCATCATGGATATCTCCTGGGCCGTGCGGCCCGGGGTGGAGCTCCATTTTCAGGCAGGCTATAACGATATCGACGCCGAGGAGCTGGCGGGGATCCCCGACGACCCGATCCCCACGATCGACGCCTATCTGGGAGCGGTCTCCTGGAACCTGCCCTGGGGGGAACGGCGCTTTCGGGGAACGGGCGAGGTGGGCTACACCCACTTTCTCTGGGGAAACTTCTATGATTACAACGAGGATAAGGGAAACTACCTGGCCCGGGGGGTCTACCGGTTCCGCACCCACGGGGTCTATATGATGCCCATGACCTCACCCTACGGCCCGGGAGTCACCTGGACCAGATGGAATATGGAGCTGGCCGGCTTTGGCCGGGCAGCCCTGGGGCTGGATGTGGAGATCCTCTCCCGAAAGGATCCGGAACTGGTCAACCTGGTTGATACCGTGTATGATCCAAAAGATAGTGACTACTCGGTCTACGAGGACGCCTCACGGGAATTGATCTGGCGGGTTGCGCCCCGTGTGACCTATACTCACCCCAGGTGGGGGTCGTTTTTTCTGGAGCCCTCCCTCCATGGCTGGGAGGACGATGTCTGGGCGGAGCTTACCCTGGGCGGGTCACGATCCCTGCGCTACCGGGGCAATCCCTGAAGAAGGCCGCCCGGTGAAGGCTAAAGCGAGGTAAGCAAAGAATGAACTCATGTGCGTACAGACTGATGGGCCGCCTGGTTGTTCCGGCGGCTTTTCTGATGGTTCTGGTGGCGGGGCCTCTCCTGGCTGCGGAGCCCGATGGGGCGGCTGCGGATCCCCGGGAGGTTCCGGCGGCGGGGCCGGATATGGAGGCCCTTCTGGGCTCCCACGGCCGGTTCAGTTCGCCCACGGACGATACCCTGGCCCTGGAGTTTCTCTTTTCCCTCACGGGGCAGCGCCAGTACGATCTGCTCCGGGGCTACGATGGGAAGGGGTATAGTCGGGATGATGATAAATACAGCGAAACTTCCCGCCCCCTGCGGGGCCAGCGGAGCGTCCAGAGCGTCTACGAATCCACCGAGGCGATCCTGGACTACCGTTCGCGTCACTTCAACCTCTTTGTGGACTGGGCCCTGATCGGCGACCGTCGCTACGATCCCTCGGAGCCCTACATGCGGGACCGCTACTTTTATATCCGCGACGCCCACGTGGAGGTGGACTACCAGCCCTTTACCCTCAAGATGGGGCGCACCACCCAGCAGGACGTGGTGGATACCCCCTATTCGCTCTTTGTGAACTCCAACCCCATCCCGGCGCTCCAGATGGAGACCTCCTACAAGGGGGATTTCTTCTTCTATACCAGCCGGTGGGTGGGGCTCAACCGCAGCTCCGACAAGACCTATTTTGGCTCCGAGCCCGGGGTGGCTCCCTTTGGCGTATACAACAATGACAACCCCCAGATTGTGCCCGGCACGGGGGCCCGGTACGATCAGGTTTATCCCGACGGGGTCCCCTGGGCGGACCGGGGGGCCAACTTCAAGGTCTACGGCCTGAACCTGGAACAGGGCTGGCGGTTCGGCCTCCAAGAGGGGGCGGTCTATACCAACAGTTTCTTTAACCCCGAGTTCTTTCTGAGCCCCATGCCCATGTACTTCACCCAGATCATCATGGATGGGGGCAACAAGCCCTGGGGAGAGTTTGCCAACAGCAAGCACGTGATGGGCTTCTTTCTGGACCGGACAACCCCCGATGGCTATTTCACGGCCCAGATTCTGGTGGACGATATCAACGGAAGCTCCATTCCCGGGATCGATGTGGATTTTCAGAACCGCCTGGCCTGGTCCCTGGGGGGCTACCGGCAGTTCGATTTTGGCCAGGTGGGGCTCTATTACGCCGGTGCCACCAAGTATGCTTTCTCGGCCACCAGCACCCCCGGAGATGATGTCTACGATGGCCTGGAGGTGGGGAACTATTCCGGCGCCGACGAGACGCCCCTCTACTACAGCCGCAGGCCCTATCCCTTTACCTATTTCCCCGCCGTGGAATACCCCGTGGACGGGGGGCGGCGCATGCCCATCGACTACCGCCAGAACTACCTGGGCTACGCCCACGGCGAGAACAACATGGCGATCAAGATGGACTACACCAACACCTTCTTTGTCGATGAACCGCGCGAGACGGGGTTCTACGCCTCGCTGGAGTGGGTCCTGAACGGGGCCAAGAGCCCGGCCAACCCCTGGCACGAGGAGTACACCTACAAGGATATCTCCGATTCCACCCACTTTCTCCGGGACGATCTGGAGCACCAGCTTCTCTTCCGGGCCCGGGTGGAGCGGCCCGTGACGATCTTCGGCACGCCCTTCACGGTCTTTGCCGACGGCGAGCTGGGATTTATCTTCAACGCCATGCGCCTGGAGCCGCCCTTCGACGACGACGATCCCCGGCGCTGGATATGGGGTGATGAGAATGGGGACTTTAAGCCTCCGACCGGAGGTCATGATGAAGTCAAACTCATCGACCGCAACCGGGCCGAGCCCTGGATCTACCGGCCCCAGATGGGGACCAACGAGGTGATCTATTACCTCACCGTGGGGATCACCTACCGCTGGCAGATGAAGTAGGGCAGGCGGTGGCGCACAGAGGCCTGAAGATTGCCCTGGTCTTCGAGATCTTCCACCCCGTGGTGAACGGTATTATCACCTCGGGGCAAAACCTGGCGGAGAACCTCCGGGCTCTGGGCCATGAGGTGATCTTTCTGGTGCCCGACACGGGGGAGTTCCGCGAGCCCACCCTGGGGGGCGTGGCGGTATACCGGATTCCGAGCCTGCCCTGCAGGAGTTATCCGGGGATGCGCTATGTTCTGCCCTGGAACCGCGCCGTGGGGGAGATCCTCACCCGGGAGGGGGTCCAGGTTCTGCATATTACCGGCCCCTGGTTTCTCACCATGGCGGCTGTGCGGGCCGCCCGAAACCGGGGGATCCCCGTGGTTCATACCTTTCATACCATGGTTCACGAGGCGGATTATCTGCTCTATATGGTGCGGTTCCGCAGGCTGGTGCCTCTGGTGCGGCGTCTGGGCTGGCGTTTCTACGGCTGGTACATAGCCCGCTGTGCCGCTCATACTGCCCCCAGTGCGCTGGCCTGCCGGGTGCTGACGCGGCAGTTTCCCTGTTCCCGGCCCCGGCAGATCTCCAACGGGGTGGATACGGCGCTTTTCCGGCGGGAGGCGCCCTCTCTGGAGGAGCTGCGCCGCCGCTACCCCTGGTTTACGGACCGGACGGTGCTCTTTGTGGGGCGCCTGGGCCGGGAAAAATCCCTGGATGTCCTGATCAGGGCGGCGGCAATCCTGCGGGGCCGGCCCGGCCTTGAGCGGTTTCGCCTGGCCCTGGTGGGGGACGGCCCCTCCCGGGATAGCTATCGCGGTCTGGTGCGCTCCCTGAACCTGGAGGGGTGCGTTCATTTCCCGGGATACCTTCCCCATGGGGATCTCCTCGCAAGCGGTCTTCTGCACCGGGCCAGGGTCTTCGCCACGGCCAGCACCACCGAAAACCAGCCTATGACGGTGATCGAGGCGATCTGTTGCGGAGTTCCCGTGGTGGTTCCCGATGTGGCGGGTATCAGGGAGCTGGTGGGGGAGAACGGCCTGGGGGTTGCTCCGGGGGATCCCCGGGCCTTTGCCGAGGCTCTGGAGGCGCTTTGTACCGGCGATGATCTCCACAGGGGGGCCTCGCGGGCAGCCCTGGCGATGGCCCGGCGGTTCGACGGCGCTGCCGTGGCCCGGCAGATGCTGGATCTCTACCAGGAGGTTCTGCGGAGGGAGTCCGGCCGTGCCCCGAAGCGTTGCCGTGCCCCGAGGGGTCGTCTTGCGCTGGGGGGGCGTCTTGCGCTGAGGGGTCGTCTTGCCCCGGAGCGGTCTGGCCGTTACACTTTCCGGTATGACGAAAAAAATGACGACAAAAGTGACGATAGAAGCTGTAATTTTTGATCTTGACGGCGTGGTGGTCTATACCGACGAGTATCACTCCCGGGGGTGGCGGCGTCTCTGCGATGACCAGGGCTGGCGTTTTCCCGAAGAGGTGAGCGATCAGTTGCGGGGGGTCTCCCGCATGGAGTCGCTCCAGATTATCCTTGATTCCAACGGGGTGAGCGCCACGGGGGAAGAGAAAGAGGAGATGGCCCACCGCAAGAACGAGTACTACAAGACCTACCTCCAGGAGGTGGACGAGAGTGCCCTGGTGCCGGGAGCGGTGGATTGTATCCGGGAGCTGCGACGCCGGGGCGTTCTGATCGGCCTTGGCAGTGCCAGCAAGAATGCTCTTACGGTGTTGCGGGGGCTGGGAATAGAAGAGCTCTTTGATCAGGCCGTGACGGGGCTGGATATTACCAGATCAAAGCCGGATCCCCAGGTGTTTACCCTGGGAGGCCAGCGGCTGGGTGTTTCTCCCGAGCGGTGCGCGGTTTTTGAGGACGCCGTGAGCGGTGTCGAGGCTGCCAACGCAGCAGGGATGATCTCTGTGGGTTTTGGGCCAACCCAGGGGCTGGACCAGGCCGGGGCTGACCTTCTGGTGCCTGACTACGCCTGGCTGGATATCGATGCCTTTCTGGCGGGAACGCTCTGGTCCTGAGGCTCTGCCTGACAGGCCTCTTCGAGAAGCTCTGTGACTGCGGCGGGGCTTCCCAGGGTGTAGAGGCGGCGCAGGAGGGCTGTTTCCCGGGGTGAGTGGGGCAGAAAGTAGTTGCGGAAAAACTTCTTGAGCACCTCGAAGGAGCGTTTCCCCTGCCATTCCTGCTGGTAGGCCTGGATGTGTTCCACCAGATACCCCACCCGTTCCTGCAGGGGGAGGTCCTCCCAGGGCGGCGGCGGGGTGGGGGAGTTTCGGGCAAAGAGGAGGGGGTCAAAGAAGATCCCCCGGCCGATCATCACCCCGTCCACGCCGGTTTGCTCGGTCAGGCGCAGGGCGTGGTCCAGGGAGCAGACATCACCGTTGCCAATTACCGCTGCCCGGGAGCCCAGGGAATCGCGGATCTCCACGGTCCGGCGAATCTCCCGCCAGTCGGCCCATCCATCGTACATCTCGTCGGCCACGCGGCCGTGCAGCACCAGAGCATCGATCCCCTGATCCAGGAGAAACCGGCACCACCGGTCTGTCTCGGCGATGGTGATGCCCGTGCGGGTCTTTACACTTATGGGCAGGGAGGTTCCCCGGCGGCAGGCGGCGATCAGCTCCGCTGCCAGGGAGGGGGTGCCGATCAGGGCTGAACAGGCCCCCGATTTCCGCACTTTCCAGGCGGGGCATCCCATGTTGATGTCGATTCCGGCAAAGCCCATCGCCTCGAGGGCGGCGGCCCCTTCCTCAAATTCCGCCGGGTTTGTTCCCCAGACCTGAACCACCAGGGGGGCTTCCTCGGGGGTGGATCGCAGGCGTCCGTCGGGCTTTTCCGGGGTGGAGCGGATTGCCGAGTCTATCCGGGTGAACTCCGTGAAGAGAACCGAGGGGCCAGGGGCTCCCCAGCGGTGAGCCCAGGAGCGGACCAGCCGACGGAAAACGGTGTCGGTCACGTCTTCCATGGGGGCCAGAGTAAAGATTGGTCGGGGAAGGTCCTGCCAAAGCGTTGTCATGGGCGGTATCATACGGAAAAGCCTTGTCTTATCCAATGGGACGACCCACAATAGATAGGAGAGAAAGGGTGGTTCATGGGACGATACGTGCTTCTGGTAGACGACGAGCAGGGAATTCTTTCAGCCCTGAAACGGGAATTGCGCCCCTGGGCAAGGGATCGGGATCTGGAGATAGCCACGGCATCAAGCGCCGAGGAGGCGCAGCGCTTTCTGGCAAATAACTATCTTGATGTGGTGATAGTTCTTTCGGATCAGCGTATGCCCGGAACAAAGGGGCACGAGCTTCTGGCGTTGTGCGAGCAGCGCTACCCCGAGATCATGCGTCTCATGCTTACGGGGTATACCGATATCAAGGATATTACCAGCGCGATTCGCAGCGGGATAAACAGCTTCATCCTCAAGCCCTGGGATCACGAGGACCTGAT
The Alkalispirochaeta americana DNA segment above includes these coding regions:
- a CDS encoding Lcl domain-containing protein; translated protein: MGHETGASGNDLGTGMSNTALIAGVSDEHAAHLASKAGINGFDDWFLPSNQELHALYETLFRQQIGGLLRESYWSSTERTSDRAMVTNFDLGGQISGRKLHAYRVRPIRAF
- a CDS encoding tRNA dihydrouridine synthase, whose product is MTTLWQDLPRPIFTLAPMEDVTDTVFRRLVRSWAHRWGAPGPSVLFTEFTRIDSAIRSTPEKPDGRLRSTPEEAPLVVQVWGTNPAEFEEGAAALEAMGFAGIDINMGCPAWKVRKSGACSALIGTPSLAAELIAACRRGTSLPISVKTRTGITIAETDRWCRFLLDQGIDALVLHGRVADEMYDGWADWREIRRTVEIRDSLGSRAAVIGNGDVCSLDHALRLTEQTGVDGVMIGRGIFFDPLLFARNSPTPPPPWEDLPLQERVGYLVEHIQAYQQEWQGKRSFEVLKKFFRNYFLPHSPRETALLRRLYTLGSPAAVTELLEEACQAEPQDQSVPARKASISSQA
- a CDS encoding tyrosine-type recombinase/integrase; translated protein: MTEDKELYRLGSLAERVLDSPDGASTREATGIEDELSRCREHLQRPRREKKRPLVQAKGRKDRQVPLSPRLWELLKQYRQEYQPKTWLFEGQKGGQYTVRSIQALFQRACKTAGIAKPATVHTLRHSYATHLLEKGTDLRIIQELLGHASTKTTEIYTHVSTTLISRVPNPLDELDLE
- a CDS encoding glycosyltransferase yields the protein MAHRGLKIALVFEIFHPVVNGIITSGQNLAENLRALGHEVIFLVPDTGEFREPTLGGVAVYRIPSLPCRSYPGMRYVLPWNRAVGEILTREGVQVLHITGPWFLTMAAVRAARNRGIPVVHTFHTMVHEADYLLYMVRFRRLVPLVRRLGWRFYGWYIARCAAHTAPSALACRVLTRQFPCSRPRQISNGVDTALFRREAPSLEELRRRYPWFTDRTVLFVGRLGREKSLDVLIRAAAILRGRPGLERFRLALVGDGPSRDSYRGLVRSLNLEGCVHFPGYLPHGDLLASGLLHRARVFATASTTENQPMTVIEAICCGVPVVVPDVAGIRELVGENGLGVAPGDPRAFAEALEALCTGDDLHRGASRAALAMARRFDGAAVARQMLDLYQEVLRRESGRAPKRCRAPRGRLALGGRLALRGRLAPERSGRYTFRYDEKNDDKSDDRSCNF
- the pgmB gene encoding beta-phosphoglucomutase; the protein is MTTKVTIEAVIFDLDGVVVYTDEYHSRGWRRLCDDQGWRFPEEVSDQLRGVSRMESLQIILDSNGVSATGEEKEEMAHRKNEYYKTYLQEVDESALVPGAVDCIRELRRRGVLIGLGSASKNALTVLRGLGIEELFDQAVTGLDITRSKPDPQVFTLGGQRLGVSPERCAVFEDAVSGVEAANAAGMISVGFGPTQGLDQAGADLLVPDYAWLDIDAFLAGTLWS